A stretch of DNA from Carya illinoinensis cultivar Pawnee chromosome 12, C.illinoinensisPawnee_v1, whole genome shotgun sequence:
CGTTCGTGTATAGTACTATATGACCGGTGCCCCTGCatgcaaatatattatatataattctttcCCTTGTTTGATAATTATCAGAAACAATGGTCATCGGTGTTTGCCAATATCGTTTCCAAAGCAATGATACTTGGAGTCTTATTCTCAAAAGGAATGCAAGGGAACTATGATGGAACGCTACAAGTGGTAACAGAAATCTTTTCCCCATTTCAAATGCttgaatgcatatatatatatatattaatgcatgcaGATCACTATGAGTACTAAATGGAGACAGAATCCGGCCTACTTATACATGACtgcattttataaaattaagtctgtaaaaaagattattatatatatatagagcagTACTATTGAATTGAGATCCAATATTAtacatatttgataagagaaatgatatttacagttttaaaatatgtaaatatcatatacttcttttaaaaaaagtaaataaatctagaacctacaagtaaaaaattattttttaacattggactccactttactttttaaaataaatgtgctGAATTAGCACACCCTAAAAAGTATTGCATCTAAAATTACTCCTTCGATAATTTAAGATTAGCTATATATCAACCACTTTATATATAGGCAATGCAAAAGGCAAAACAGAatctttacatatatatatatatatatgtatgtatgttcatgtatttatcaAGCTGCTGTTGATTGGAGAGGACATAAATTATGTATCTGCCatattcatcattataattgttTTCTTATCTTGAAAAGATCGACATGATAAACCACTTGGAATGTAAAGATTTTTGTATATACCTTCAGTTTTTTCTCTCACTCTTGTTAAACTCATTTGCCCACATAATTATGGTTCTTTGTCAATAGAAATTTAGCGAAAGCtttaatttatcattattagtttttaagAAGATTCAACAGgactgataaaaaatatatattttttcacacaGATGGCAGCGGAATTTCATCTTCCATCTCCACTTGTTCCAGTTCGAAAGAGTTATTTTGCAAGGTACTGTAAACAGCTATATCCTGGAACCTGGGGAGTTGTTGATGTCTCTATAGAAAACCTATTCCCTACTCCCTCAATAAGAGTAAAAAGAAGACCATCAGGCTGCTTGATTACAGAAACGCGAAATGGATTCTCTAAGGTGGGGGGTCACTTTcgttatatatctagtttggTTCAGTAGCATTCAATCTATTGCTGAGATTTTGATCATgatcttatataaatattaggTTATATGGGTTGAGCATGTGGAAGTGGACAATGTAGGGGTGCCCAACATTTTTCAGCCGCTAGTCGCATCTGGTTTTGCATTTGGTGCAACACGTTGGGTTAACACTATTGCTCGACACTATGAACGGTTTGCAGCCCTAACGGCTAGAAGCACCCCAGCTGATTCTGGAGGTAAAAAGCCTATATATACCACTTTGTTCCTTGCAGTTAATGAAGCCCCATGCATGTGTCCATGCTTTTGAATCTCCTAATTAATATACTTTACTCATTTATAAGGAGGTTTAAACAATTTAATGATCAAGGCTATTAATTCTTATTGGACAGTACTAATACCACAAGCTGGGAGAACAAGTCTGGTGAAGTTGTCTgagagaatgatgagaaactTTTGTGCTGATATTAGTGCTTCCACAACAAACATTTGGACGCCATTACATATACTTCCTGGAGCTGATCAAGATGTGAGGATCATGACCAAATTCAACGTAGATGATCCTGGAAAGCCTCCTGGTGCTTCGGTTGCTTTTGCTACTTCCATCTGGCTTCCTGGCTCGCCCAAGTTTTTGTTCAATTTCCTTCGTCGTGAGAATACTCGAAACATGGTATGTTAGCACAGATTATTAACTTGTTAATGCCTAGCTACCTCTGGTTTATCATCATGTTCTCCCCTGcttgaaatattatatatatgttttggttttatgtatTGGTGGAGAAATGTGCcagttaatataatattaatggtAGAAACTGATCTTATGAATTACTTTCgttcatatatatgtgtgtgcttTGAGTACTCAAGAATTCATGTAGACAAAAACCCAATTACATGCTAATACTAATTAATAGTAATGATACTAGAATCCAAtcacaaatatatttatacCTAGCATTATCCAATATAAAATGGTTAGGCCATTAAAATAGCTTACAACACTTAACTATTTTGTTATTTGTAGCTACATCTATGCAGCATAATCCATCATTTTTTATCACTACTGTGgtctatataagtatattataattaaattgctGATTAATTACTCTGAGTACAGATACACAAACTATATCTATCCTTTCTAGCTAACAGTACTAACAATAATCTCATGTTTGTAATGCAAATCATAGTGGGATATCCTTTCATATGGACGCACAGTCCGGGAGTTTGCATACGTCGTTAATGGAGAGAATCCAGGAAACCGCACTTCTATAATGCAAGTGATTGTAAGTTTCCTTCATTACCTACTCGATAATATTCcagtgtacgtacgtacgtttcAACCAAATTGAATATCCTTCAAGTTTTTCTGaatgttttttaattataatttgtagTCGTCGCCTGTCCTGTATCTGCAAGAGAGCTACACAGACTCAACAGGCTCCTATGTAGTTTATGCACCACTCGATGCTTACGCCATTTCTATGGTCTTAAGTGGTTCAAACCCAGATACTGTGGTTATCTTGCCCTCAGGGTTTGCTATCCTCCCTGATAAGGCCACATTGGAAGGACAGGAAAGTAGTGGGAGTCTTCTGAGTGTTGCTTTCCACATCATTGACCGTGCATCGATGGATGGTTATGTCCCTCCTGAATCAGCAAATATCATGTTCAAAATCATCACGGAAACTATCGTCTCTATTAGGGCTGCTCTGACTTCAAATCTACCAAAAAATTGACCTGCAGCTACGAATAATACTGGTAAGTTCTTAGTCAAAGCTTTTGCATTTTCTGATCATCAATACACTCACaacttgtaatatatatatatatatataaatatatatatatttatatatataatatctgaATATTCTTTACTTGAGTTCTAGGGTTTTCTGTTGCCTAGCTTTACATGTAATGCTAGGGTTTTGATGTCAAGGTTTGATCTGGTACTTTCTAAGTTTCTTCTTTCAAGGTTTGGATCATTTAATGCCAATATTGCTTCATTTTGTTCGATTCTAGGTCGACTCtcttaagtatatatatatgcgcctTGCTAGAGAAATTATAAGCTGATGTTTAATGTTTAACACTGATGAACAAAGATTCATCATCACATGGTACTTCTCAAATCATGTCCTCCTCTCTCCTTTTAACCCTAGCCAGCTGCAAGATAATATACTTTCTGAAACTGAACTACGTACAGCAACGCTGCACTAGTTCAATCCCATCAATCTTACACCAGTTTGGCAGTCATGTGTTTTAACGTCTGATCTGTTGTTGCTGCAGTTACGAAGAACAGCTAGCTCGAAGTGTAGCAAACGACAGGAAATATACATGCGCATCTTTTACCATTCCCTTAAGGAAAAGTTGAGGCCGCGGggaatattataataataatcataattaATAGCAGCTCGATCactgcattaattaattagatactGAATTTATAGGAAGTTGTTTGATCTCGATTATAATTAATTTCGTGTTGTATCTTTCATGTGTCATGCTGTATGATTGACATGATGTGGGTTGTCTCTTGGGCTACTCATATTTGTGGTACTTTTTAAGAATTATAGATCAGGCAACTAAAAGTTAATGCATATCGAGTCTGCGTATGGCTGACATATGTAGTCGTTAGCATTCATGCATATTTCGAGACTATCTGATAATTAGAACAAATACAGCATTTAGAACATGTTATTTGCATATTTATGAATGAATAATGATACATTTAGTTGTAGAATATATAAATACCGTATatgaatcattttgaaaaatagtagagtttattattaaaaaattaattcttttaatctgagttttgtatttattcattttttttaaagtgattgcatGACACTTACACACTCacaattgcaaatatcatttctttttatgaatatatattgtttgATCGTAATATTGATAGAGTCATGTCGCTtggcaaaataaaattttttaatttttttcaacatttttcaacttctctCCTGACTTCATTCTTAaaacattactcaaatacaaattatcaatttttttcattttaagttttcaacttttttaatctaataatttcttcatcaaaactcaaatacaaaaatcaatatatcttttacaaactttaaaataaaatacaaaaatcaatacaatttttacaaacttgaaaacaaaaaataatttaaaaaaattatatttaaaaaactttTCAAATTTATCTATCTCTTTACCTACTCAAttcaattcttattttaaaaattatttttattcaaaattttctccatttctttatcaaaatctaatctaaaaaaatttatcaaaatttgcaAATATTCTTACTGCCCATACATGTTAATTTTTATCTGTATTTTTGTCAACTTTGTCGTAGCTAATAGTATCACTAGCTAGAGATATAAGATTCGAAATATTATTGAATATAAATAatgtgaaattcttattttattataattgaaataatattaaaattatttatatatgttaaattttaattgcTTGTCATTCTTATTCTACGAgattacttaataattattcCCACGGCATCTGTGCAGAAAACATATCCGCATTAAACTGAAGTGGCAAGGCGGCATTTGTGTGATTGagtaatgatgaagaaaaaatattttaatatctgCACATAACCCCAGCGTAGCCCTGCCTTGCAAACACCGACACTCTTTCAcgttagaaaagagagagtttgaAGTTTTGAACTGTGAACTTTGAACTTTGATCCATCACGTCAATGCCAAAAAGATCCGCCAGTCACGTTAATATTGCCAGCAGGCTTTGTTCTGTGGACTGAGATTTCGGAGAAGAAACCCATTAAACTCATCGAAAAACTCACTCAAACAGAAACcgtgaataaatataaataataatacaaagcAAAACCCGGAAGAGTCTTTTGCCCTTGCATGCTTGTAGATCATCCAAAGTTACACCCTCACAGTTTGTCGTGGTGATTTTAGATCATCACCCAatactgttttttattttttttattttttgtgatcgCGGGAAAGTTTTCCGTCGAAACCAAAGATTCTGACAATTCTACAAATATCGTAAAGGTTTTGGCTTTCCCTTCTAGAAACTCATAGCTGATGATCTCCTTGAaggtttatatttttgtgatcgTTTATTAAGAGATACCCAGAAAACCATTGGATTTTCTTTCGAGAGTTCCATCTTTTACGCCATGATTTGCTCTGTGAGACAATCTGTCACGAAGACGATCAATGGTTCCGATTTTTTCCTCCGGGAGAGGTCTCCGGTACAGCCGCTTCAGCGATCCTCGCTGTTTTTTCCGGCGCTGCAGAAACCGCAGCGATTCGCTGTATCAGTTTCGAAGCCTTTGCATGTATCCTCGGTTGAGAATCTGAGTTTGAAAGCTCCGAGAGACTCGGTCATATGCGAGGCTTACGAGGCGGCGGACAGCTCGAGGCCGGTCCAGCAGGAGGCGAAATCGGAGGCGGCGAAGAAGGTGAAGATCGGAGTGTATTTCGCGACATGGTGGGCTTTGAATGTGGTGTTTAATATCTACAACAAGAAGGTTCTGAATGCGTACCCGTACCCATGGCTGACCTCGACACTCTCGCTTGCATGTGGTTCTCTAATGATGCTGATCTCCTGGGCCACGAGGATTGCCGAGGCGCCGAAGACCGATTTTGAGTTCTGGAAGACTTTGTTTCCGGTTAGTGAAAACTTGACTTTTCTTTGGTTGGTGGGAAACCTGAGTAAACGGAAAGttaaaaaatgaagtttttaGGTTTTATGCCTTTCCATGTTGTTTTGCGTTTGACCTGGCACTTGTTTTTGTATTTGACAATATGCTcggattgtaaaattattattatttattaaaaaaaaaaaaaccttgtttGATTACTGAGAAAgctgaggaaaaagaaagaaagtgaattTTCAGTTTtgtgagtttttgtttttaaatccaATATACAaggaaaatgaacttatctagcGAAGTAGGCCAACTGGGTGAAATTGGTGCAGGTCGATGGGGGGCTTTTTTTCTGTAATCTTTTGATGATGAAACCTCTGAACTCAATAAATTGTGACTCAATTTCTTTAGCTACATTCTATTGCCAATAAGAGGTTTTTTTGCTTCTGGAGTTCCTATATGCCTTTTATTTTATCGCGATGCTagaattcttttgttttctgtaaGGATTTCGATCTGAGTGTTTTCTCATGTTTCAATAGGTTGCAGTGGCGCATACAATTGGGCATGTTGCGGCAACTGTGAGTATGTCAAAGGTTGCTGTTTCATTCACCCACATCATCAAGAGCAGTGAGCCTGCTTTCAGTGTATTGGTTTCAAGGTTCCTATTGGGCGAGAGCTTCCCGGTGCCAGTTTACCTGTCACTTATTCCCATCATCGGTGGTTGTGCTCTTGCTGCCGTGACTGAGCTCAACTTCAACATGATTggtaaagaaaataagaaacttttttttttgcgaCTCTTGCGCAATTACTCGATTGCTCGATTGATAATCTTAGCATGTTGATATTTCATTTGTATTTGTTCTTTGCCTAATTTACTCTTAGGTTGTGTCTGGCTTCTTAGAATAGGCATGGAAAGATACATTGAATTCTGGATTTTTTGTTAACTGACTACACATAACAGAAACTTCTGTTTAATAAagctgattttttttcctttctttatcCTTTTTGCTTCActtacataaaaaagaaaaaagatatttatcgttttgcttctttttctgGCCACTTCTTAATACTGCGGTGCCAAAACTTGTTTGTTTGATTTTCCAAGCTTTGAGTTTCCAGTTAGCTGTTGATCTTATTTGTTATGTTCTGGAATATTCTGTCTTTAGAGGAGATTATATGATTGGACAACTTGGACTGGACATGTTGATCTTCTTTGAGGGATTTTATACTTTCATTTCTTCTGGTTTCATGGAGGCTATGAATCAAACTTGATGTTTGTTTGGACTTAACTTATTGATTTTCTTTAACGTTCTCTACTGTCATTGCTTCAGGTTTTATGGGGGCTATGATATCAAACTTGGCTTTTGTCTTCCGGAACATATTTTCAAAGAAGGGCATGAAGGGGAAGTCTGTCAGTGGAATGAACTATTATGCTTGCCTGTCTCTGTTGTCCCTTTTAATTCTCACACCATTTGCTATTGCTGTGGAGGGACCGCAGATGTGGGTAGCTGGTTGGCAAACAACCATGTCTCAGATCGGACGCCAGTTCATATGGTAATTTTTGTGAAAACTACCAATTCTAATGTCCTTGTTTTGTTTGGTTGCATAGTTGCACTCTACTGCATCTTAATGCGTGCTTTCCATGGTACATAGAGTGAATGGTGAATCATTTATCGAAAGTAAAATACGAAGATATTATGTGCAATATCTATTGGCCTATATTTTGAGAATATGGATctgctttgatttctttttctatatattGTATGAACAGTAAATTTCACAGTTTGAGCCTGACtcttttttgtaatataatttGCATTGTCAAATTTGCTTAATGTCAAATATCCTCTAGAAAAAGGGGggaaattttcttaaatatagtCAACTACGAAATGTTTTGATAGTTTTGACGATCCATCCAACCATTGTTTGACGTAGTTAGATTTGAGATACTATTTCATGCACTTTCATTGCAGATGGTTCTACGTAATAGCATATGAGATAGCTAGGATCATACTTTGAATTATGATTAAGGTGCTTGATCTTCCTTATGGTGCCGGCCTTAGATCCGcttgtattttaatttctttcgaAGTAGCATCTTACAATGTTTGTCACATAATGTACGTGTTCATTGtatttctttgttttaattCGGTTCTTTGTGGAAAGCATGATGTTAGTTTCCTTCTCTCTTGCTATTTACTAATTGTGTGGTTAAAAACATCGTACACAATAGGTGGATGGCAGCCCAGAGTGTTTTCTATCATCTCTACAACCAGGTGTCATACATGTCCCTCGACGAGATCTCTCCCTTGACATTTAGTATTGGAAACACCATGAAACGAGTATCTGTCATAGTCTCCTCAATCATCATCTTCCACACGCCGGTTCAGCCCATCAATGCGCTTGGAGCTGCCATTGCAATCCTTGGAACCTTCTTGTATTCCCAGGTGtttctttgttctctctctatAAGTCGATGATGATTGTCCATAATTTATTAATAGCTTTATTGTATCAAAAAACGACTACCATACCCTTTATGCATCCCTTCGGCCCAAACGgactaaatattatttttaaaaagcgCATTTGTTTGCATTCTCATTTCACTTGATTCTACATGAAAGATAGCCAAGAGAGAGACAAAAACACCTCACATTTGTTGGGGTATACTTGGGCAGTGATGTCTTGTATCTTCTGAATGCATCGAATTATATCTGCATCTGGCACGAAGGTTAGGTCAAGACATGACTCCTACCCAGAGCAGTTCTGAATCCTTGTTATGCGGTTGGCGAATTAGATCAAACATGGATGAAGTTGATTATCTTGCCAACAGTACATGCTGGCGTCAGGTGCTATGGGTAGGTGTGGGCTATTGTGGGGTTCTGTTTAGGTTGGTTCTTAGCTACAATTCTTAGGTTGCTTTGGTGTTAGGTGAATTTATGTTTTGGCATTGGTTGGACTGTCTAAACAAATGACTACTTAGGTGAATAAAATTAGGCTTTTCCTCTTGTAAAAGCATGGGAGCTTTCAACCGAGGTTGACAGCAGCCATATGTTATGGGAATGCGTTTAATTTCTTCCTTcaagttatttatttatgattgaTTAAATATGGTTAAATTCTAACTTTGCAGTCAAAGCAGTAAGAATCCCTGGGGTTCTAAAATCAGACTAATCATCATGTAGCATAAAAGAACGATGGAAGAGAATGGCGTCAAAATCTTCTTCTGCAGACGAGAGCTGCTTTCAGAATCTCCATGGCTGCTATtggaatttgtttttctttttctttttcagatgaAAAGAGAGTTGGTAGATAACGATAATTATAGTTAGAAAGACCTACTGCTTGCACATGTAACGGGGTTTGTTAGGAACGTTTTTGAATAAAACAAGGGAAATGCCCCAGTCCTCGTCTGTTTTGAGAAACAATAATATCGCAATTTGCAATTGGATTTGTTGGTATTTCTCATTTCCATTTGCTGGATGTTTCCGGGCGTGGACCATTGAGTTGTTGGAGTGAACAGCGCTGCGGCACCACTTGGCTCGACTCACAAGTCACAATCCTTTCCATGTCTGTCATCCCATGTGAGgtcaagttttttctttttcttttttttttttttaggtaaaaatgaaaattgatatTTGTGGGTTAAGATAGCACGTTGTGCCAGGGGATGAAATGGACAGCATTTGTCTCCATGCCCCGAAAACTCCATCACATACTCCAAATTTGGTATATTCACATTATATAATTAGGAGATGATCTAGTTTTTGCACGGAGTagaatgtaatatataatacaagtctTATTCAAAACTGGAGAGTCATTTTGTGAACAGGGTCACGTCACATTTGACAAATAAGGCTTTTCAAATAGCtcaactaataataaaaagggGGAAAATACAAATAACGAAGGTTTTATTTAGTTTATTCGTAGCTGCAAACAAATATCTTGATATTCTTTGACAGCTGCATGAACGTAGTTGTACCCTCAGACACTGCAATTAACCACAGCCTTAAGTAAGCACAGGTATAGGTGAACACTCCCATTAAATCTGCAAATGCTTGATAGCTGTATGAACGTCCTTATCCCCTCTGCCACTGCAATTCAACACGACCTTAGTTCCATTTGGGAGAGTAGGGCAAAGCTGCTCCAAGTAAGCCACAGCATGAGATGTCTCCAGAGCAGGGATTATCCCCTCCAGTCGCGATAATCTCTTGAAAGCTCCATATACGAAAACAAAACCAATAACAAAACGAGTCAAGGTAATAAAAGGTGGATCTTAAGAGGCAACGTTAACATCGGGACAACAGCAAAGCATGTCAACGTTAGAAGATTTTGTCAAAAGGAATACAGAATGCTCATATTatcacctataaaaatcatttagAAGCATCAATTATAGGTTGGAAACAtttcttccttttatttatttattttaaagtaggGTGCGGGGGGTCATATAAGAAGGTAACAGAAGCAACTACCGTGAAGAATATTTTCAATTGGCAGGGGGGAAATTTTATATAACAATACACATAAGGGAAGGTCCATAACCCAACTTCTAAACCATCTTAGCAATCTTCTTCTGAGAATACGACATTGAAGTCGAGTTAGAGGCAAAAAAACGTTTACCAAACTGTAATTGACCAGTTCATTACGGCAAGTCGAGCGTGACAACACTGCAAACTCTAAACTAGCTGAACGGCCTAAGATATAAGATTGCACAATTAAGATTGCCATTTCCAAAAACTGAGAAAAATTTCCCTTATGTTCATCTTTCGGCaacaataatctgagttaaaaAAACAGGGCTAGAAAAGGACATCCAGAACATGAGATTTTCAATGATTTCAAGCTTGTCTCGACTTTTgttaatatacatacatatacactatatataaatcctaaaaaCTTACGGTTGAATGACATACAAATGATACCACCAATGGATTCTACTTTGATAACAGTATTTTAAGGCTTATAGGTCAAACTTCAAATTTTTACCCTACTGCATAAACAATACATTAATAGTGGAAAACAGAGACACAATGCATCCCCACAGACCACAACTATGAAGGTCTATAAGATCATATCACTAGTGAACAATTGCCGTCAAGAATATTCATCAGCAGAAATGACAAAAAAGATGCACACAAAAAAGGGAAtaaacagaaaatgaaaagtaGAAGCCATACCTTCCAATGCCTCCTCATCAGTGATGTTATAATATTCAGCACGTCCTGTATCTTTCAAATAGCTGTGCTCTGGTCCAACCCCAGGATAATCCAAGCTATTAAACATGGATCAAAGGTGTTAAAAGTAGAAAGAATACATTATGAAGCTACACCAAAAGTGATATTGAAAGCATCATCCAAATGTATTACCCTGCACTTATGGAATGAGGTTCAATAATTTGCCCATCTTCATCCTGTAATAAATAGCTCATGGCTCCATGCAAAACCCCGACTTCCCCTTTTGTCAAGGTAGCGGCATGCTTACCACTGTCCAATCCAAAGCCTGCAGCTTCCACACCAATCATCCTAACATCTCTGTCATCAATAAACTCATGGAAGAGTCCTATGGCATTCGAACCTCCACCAACACATGCTACTAGAACATCTGGTTTCCCTCCCCATGTCTCTAGTGCTTGTTTTCTGGTTTCTTTACCGATTACCGCATGGAACTCTCGAACCATCATTGGGTATGGATGTGGCCCAGCAACAGAGCCCAAAATATAATGGGTTGTCTCAACATTAGTTACCCAGTCCCTAATAGCTTCTGATGTAGCATCTTTCAAGGTTGCAGTCCCCGCATGGACTGCCCTAACCTGTTTTAGGAAATTGGTTCGCAATATTAGCAGTTCAGCATTGGCAAGAGAAATTTCATATAGTAACTAAACCTAGTGCAGAAAAAATGAGCATCATTAATCAAAGCAGTTATATGACCGACTAGAGGGGTTGATGCATAACTTAGGCTATATCACTGAAAGAAATGAAGGATAAATACTATAATAAGCATACCTCAGCCCCAAGAAGCCGCATTCTGAAGACATTAAGAGCTTGCCTCTCCATATCTTGTGCACCCATATAAATGACACACTGCAAACCAAACCGAGCACAAACAGTTGCTGTTGCAACTCCGTGCTGACCAGCTCCAGTTTCAgcaattattctatttttcccCAATCGCTTGGCAAGCAAAGCTTGGCCAACAGCATTGTTGATTTTGTGAGCCCCAGTGTGGTTCAGATCCTCTCTCTTAAGGTAAATGTGTGGGCCTTCACCATTAGGACGCTTATAATGTTCAGTTAGCCGCTCTGCAAAGTAAAGAGGACTCTCCCTTCCAACATAATCTTTCAAGATCGCATTCAGTTCTTTCTGCAATGTCAAATATTTTTCCCTCATAATAATTGGGCTCTTGcctattatcaataaaatcttgtttacagattaaaaaaaaaaaaaaatccccccCATAATTCAGAAACTTCGGCATATTTACTAAATTCAGAGATAAGCACTGCACGGAGTTCTTCTCCCACAATATACTTGGTAACAATAATATTAACATTTTCATTGAAGTTGGAAACTTCATCGCTTCATTAGGCTCTCACAAAGCGGAGTTGTTTCAAAATGACAAATTGAATTCCTTTTGTAACAAGCTATCAAGCTCTCAAAATTACTACAAGCagtcagtattttttttttttttaatcggtaaacaaatttttattgatcaaaagagaaGGCAAATGCCCAAgtatacgggacatatacaagagcaatgccTAGGCATGCTAGTTTAGAGATACAAGGACTACAAGCAGTCAGTATTGGCGTCTCGCCACTCATTCCAATCAATTACTTTGACATCACGTCACAACGACATGTAAAtcatagaaataaataaaccaattacTTCAGCATGACGCTCAGTCAAAATAAAGGCTCTATTTCTAAGCCTTCTACCAGTTTGGTAGcagagaaaatgaaggagaaCGAAAAAAGAAACCCCAATATCTACAAATCACAATTCTGCCAAAATTCGAAATTTCCTCCCAATTCGAAAAATATTCCCAGAATTTTGAACGAACTTATCCCCGAGAaacaaataaaccaaaataaatttcaaattcgttcgaaaaaaaataaagaacaagagAGGTGTTGGGATAGAAAACAAACCTGAAAGTCGTGGTCGGAAGCAAGAGAGTGGAAAGCGGACTCGAGCTCGGAGAGAGCGTGCATGAGGGTTTCGGGGACGTACTTGCCGCCAAACTTGCCGAAGCGACCGAAGGAATCGGGTCTCTGAAGGAGAGTAGAATTGGAGGAGCCATTATCCATCCGTAGGGCCCGGTCGGCTATGGTGCAAGAGATAACAGTAGGTTTGGAAGAGTGGGAGGAAAATGGGTGGAACTGGAAGCGAAACTTGGAGCAAACGTAGGGTTTGCGAATCGCGGAGCCGCAAAAGGTGGTTCCGGTAGTAGGGGCTGTCGCCATTTTAAGAAGTGAAGGGATTGGTTCAGTCTCGATTGTCTGTCTAGTCACCGTGTTATACGCTCGCAAATATATAAACGAA
This window harbors:
- the LOC122289487 gene encoding homeobox-leucine zipper protein MERISTEM L1-like; this translates as MDGSGPSGSDDTRKTDDNDSMNVTEHENTDFETDSDSTDHSSAHDLEDLNDVEEYPPLLREKMEVEGGQLGFEPEEISKLPQLQENGSSSQNNEGAGRSPQYSPRQSPDHQHCHSDCGSNSNAHIQRASDLLMAVSVSAEVNKMKITEVAVSAMEELAKKALAGAPLWQLQEDGRTEVLNDLEYMREFGHVDATLMDIMKMVEVGEPQRLPISLDTSTNSGSSFESEYRPILPHELLGPEPLHTEASRKTGLIRVNPLSIVELLMDLKQWSSVFANIVSKAMILGVLFSKGMQGNYDGTLQVMAAEFHLPSPLVPVRKSYFARYCKQLYPGTWGVVDVSIENLFPTPSIRVKRRPSGCLITETRNGFSKVIWVEHVEVDNVGVPNIFQPLVASGFAFGATRWVNTIARHYERFAALTARSTPADSGVLIPQAGRTSLVKLSERMMRNFCADISASTTNIWTPLHILPGADQDVRIMTKFNVDDPGKPPGASVAFATSIWLPGSPKFLFNFLRRENTRNMWDILSYGRTVREFAYVVNGENPGNRTSIMQVISSPVLYLQESYTDSTGSYVVYAPLDAYAISMVLSGSNPDTVVILPSGFAILPDKATLEGQESSGSLLSVAFHIIDRASMDGYVPPESANIMFKIITETIVSIRAALTSNLPKN
- the LOC122289532 gene encoding glucose-6-phosphate/phosphate translocator 1, chloroplastic, yielding MICSVRQSVTKTINGSDFFLRERSPVQPLQRSSLFFPALQKPQRFAVSVSKPLHVSSVENLSLKAPRDSVICEAYEAADSSRPVQQEAKSEAAKKVKIGVYFATWWALNVVFNIYNKKVLNAYPYPWLTSTLSLACGSLMMLISWATRIAEAPKTDFEFWKTLFPVAVAHTIGHVAATVSMSKVAVSFTHIIKSSEPAFSVLVSRFLLGESFPVPVYLSLIPIIGGCALAAVTELNFNMIGFMGAMISNLAFVFRNIFSKKGMKGKSVSGMNYYACLSLLSLLILTPFAIAVEGPQMWVAGWQTTMSQIGRQFIWWMAAQSVFYHLYNQVSYMSLDEISPLTFSIGNTMKRVSVIVSSIIIFHTPVQPINALGAAIAILGTFLYSQSKQ
- the LOC122289531 gene encoding tryptophan synthase beta chain 1, with amino-acid sequence MATAPTTGTTFCGSAIRKPYVCSKFRFQFHPFSSHSSKPTVISCTIADRALRMDNGSSNSTLLQRPDSFGRFGKFGGKYVPETLMHALSELESAFHSLASDHDFQKELNAILKDYVGRESPLYFAERLTEHYKRPNGEGPHIYLKREDLNHTGAHKINNAVGQALLAKRLGKNRIIAETGAGQHGVATATVCARFGLQCVIYMGAQDMERQALNVFRMRLLGAEVRAVHAGTATLKDATSEAIRDWVTNVETTHYILGSVAGPHPYPMMVREFHAVIGKETRKQALETWGGKPDVLVACVGGGSNAIGLFHEFIDDRDVRMIGVEAAGFGLDSGKHAATLTKGEVGVLHGAMSYLLQDEDGQIIEPHSISAGLDYPGVGPEHSYLKDTGRAEYYNITDEEALEAFKRLSRLEGIIPALETSHAVAYLEQLCPTLPNGTKVVLNCSGRGDKDVHTAIKHLQI